In a genomic window of Scheffersomyces stipitis CBS 6054 chromosome 4, complete sequence:
- the SNU23 gene encoding U4/U6.U5 snRNP associated protein (go_component nucleus~go_function nucleic acid binding; zinc ion binding), producing the protein MSEEKISIDQYGRRHWNVEAYAEEAKDRKSKGKHRSSHLSGAAVINDEKSSSSYIKHRDTLLKESLGAVKTYNLISPAASATTGRRFGFFCPVCTLSFRDNLALIDHFNSPQHVAKANAISREAAAKNKKEGVEQEEESVLEGGIRRATLNEVIATLESLVQKHIKNRNSTPETIQFSDRVKKRQEFEEKMLETRRRKRAKMKLKSQKAENQQEESNMAAMMGFSDFGSGKK; encoded by the coding sequence ATGAGCGAAGAGAAGATAAGCATCGACCAGTATGGTAGAAGGCACTGGAATGTTGAAGCTTATGCAGAGGAGGCAAAAGATAGAAAATCCAAGGGGAAGCATCGATCTAGCCATCTTTCTGGAGCCGCAGTGATAAACGATGAAAAATCGTCCTCTTCCTACATTAAACATCGTGACACGCTTCTAAAGGAACTGCTTGGTGCTGTAAAAACGTATAACTTAATCAGTCCTGCTGCTTCAGCGACTACAGGGAGGAGATTTGGGTTCTTTTGTCCAGTATGTACTCTTTCTTTCAGAGACAACTTGGCACTTATCGATCATTTCAACTCTCCACAACATGTAGCAAAGGCTAATGCTATCAGCAGAGAAGCTGCAgccaagaacaagaaggaaggtgtagaacaagaagaagaaagtgtACTAGAAGGAGGGATACGGAGAGCGACACTTAATGAAGTGATAGCAACTTTGGAGTCTTTGGTTCAAAAACACATaaaaaatagaaattcAACTCCTGAAACGATACAGTTCAGTGATAGAGTCaagaaaagacaagaattcgaagaaaagatgCTAGAAACTCGACGTCGGAAAAGAgcaaagatgaagttgaagagccAAAAGGCGgaaaatcaacaagaagaaagcaataTGGCTGCAATGATGGGGTTTTCTGACTTCGGCAGCGGCAAAAAATGA
- the ENT3 gene encoding epsin N-terminal homology-containing protein: MDLLQNAAKNISLYEVKAYVRKAQNVAMNLTEMEAKVREATNNEPWGAPTTLMAQIAAGTYNYREREEIIGFIFRRFTEKAANEWRQIYKSLQLLDYLIKNGSERLIDDVRANLSLIQMLKSFHYIDSKGRDQGINVRNRAKNLIGLLNDDALIRTERKKSRANSKKFGGVSSAAFGGASSITTGSGYDDDEFTSRVYGDGGVYGERYDDPAGAYSNGQSGSNNDNFEEYNVEAPSGTSKPTTGSSRVNAKASKPQPKQPAHDLLGDDFGSFEKETPAIPAQDEDDDDDFDDFQAAPSQPQKQTLSNNLASFSSFLVNNSNPNNNPSRISFSQQVSSFSSGPNYNVNTSAPISSGPAKSSASNDAFSSLFSTAKTKTKTSTPVSSTNKATTDDLFGSFSANTSSQQTNGNSTTSSNVNNNKTASGEIDLLSF; the protein is encoded by the exons ATGGATCTCTTGCAAAACGCAGCTAAGAACATCAGTCTCTATGAGGTCAAGGCTTATGTGCGTAAAGCACAGAACG TGGCTATGAACCTCACAGAAATGGAAGCAAAAGTCAGAGAAGCTACCAACAACGAACCCTGGGGAGCCCCTACAACGCTCATGGCCCAGATCGCAGCTGGTACTTACAATTACCGGGAAAGAGAGGAGATCATCGGGTTTATCTTCCGTCGTTTCACAGAGAAGGCTGCCAACGAATGGAGGCAGATATACAAGtctttgcaattgcttgattacttgatcaagaatgGGTCTGAACGGTTGATTGATGACGTTAGAGCTaacttgtcgttgatcCAGATGCTCAAGTCGTTCCACTACATCGACTCCAAGGGACGTGACCAGGGTATCAATGTCCGCAACAGAGCCAAAAACTTGATTGGTTTATTGAATGATGACGCTTTGATTCGTactgaaagaaagaaatcgagAGCGAActccaagaagtttggtGGAGTTTCGTCTGCTGCCTTTGGTGGAGCTTCGTCCATCACCACCGGCTCTGGTtatgatgacgatgaatTCACTAGCCGAGTGTACGGTGATGGAGGTGTATATGGAGAAAGATACGATGATCCTGCTGGTGCCTATAGTAATGGTCAAAGTGGCTCTAATAACGACAACTTTGAAGAGTATAACGTGGAGGCTCCTTCTGGAACAAGCAAGCCTACCACGGGCTCTTCTAGAGTCAATGCAAAAGCTTCAAAGCCCCAGCCTAAGCAGCCAGCACATGATTTGTTGGGAGACGATTTTGGCTCGTTTGAAAAGGAAACTCCTGCCATTCCAGCCCaggatgaagacgatgatgacgacTTTGACGATTTCCAAGCTGCTCCTTCCCAGCCTCAAAAACAGACTCTTTCTAACAATTTAGCTAGCTT CAGCAGTTTTTTGgtcaacaacagcaaccCCAACAACAATCCCAGCagaatttcttttctgcAGCA AGtctcttcattctcttctggtCCAAATTACAACGTCAATACATCGGCCCCTATTAGCTCTGGTCCCGCTAAGTCTTCAGCCTCTAACGATGCGTTCTCGTCTTTGTTCTCTACGGCTAAGACTAAGACAAAGACATCTACTCCAGTCTCGTCTACAAATAAAGCTACTACTGACGATCTATTTGGCTCCTTCAGCGCCAACACATCCTCCCAGCAGACCAACGGAAATAGCACCACCAGCAGCAATGTCAATAACAATAAAACTGCCAGTGGAGAAATCGACTTGCTCAGCTTTTAG
- a CDS encoding mitochondrial 37S ribosomal protein MRPS8 yields MSLVHLANLCAHLKNCMNVNIASTSVPFTRLHLQVAVGLYKEGFISSLQKGSTAGPDLKAVDVTPDNISTRRLWLGLKYRNNQPVIRDISLISKPGRKVNLTTEEVKALASGLAVRFIKPLQPAECIFIKCNEEVYEVQEAAKRHLNGLALYRVK; encoded by the coding sequence ATGTCGTTGGTTCACTTGGCCAATCTTTGTGCCCATCTCAAAAACTGTATGAATGTGAATATCGCATCGACCTCAGTACCATTCACCAGATTGCACTTGCAAGTAGCTGTAGGTTTGTACAAAGAAGGatttatttcttctcttcaaaaagGATCTACAGCTGGTCCAGACTTGAAGGCCGTGGATGTCACCCCAGACAACATTTCTACCAGAAGATTGTGGCTCGGGTTGAAGTACCGTAATAACCAGCCTGTTATCAGAGATATATCGTTGATTTCCAAGCCAGGACGGAAAGTGAACTTGACgacagaagaagtcaaggCTTTGGCCTCTGGATTGGCCGTCAGATTTATCAAACCTTTGCAACCAGCGGAATGTATATTTATTAAGTGTAACGAAGAAGTGTACGAAGTCCAGGAGGCTGCGAAGAGACACTTGAATGGTTTAGCATTGTATAGAGTGAAATGA
- the MCH4.4 gene encoding monocarboxylate permease homologue, whose product MYKSEANPHDFPEGGWRANLVLFGSFMGLIADFGIANSLGAIESYVSTHQLQYVKQTSVSWVFSLHLGVMYFGGVFFGELFDRFGARRPLIAGTIIMCTGLVLTAQSTKLEHFILSFGILTAIGTSIAMAPLIGVLSHWFLRRRGLACSIATIGGLVGASCFAVMLQNLYTQIGFKWAIRVLALICLFCMVIAIIFCQERRRPQTGRNEVTDPELNHEEQTSKVSTTRVRTVLQYFKGALDFSILKDSRFVLLTLAVFLAEIISMTTLTYLSSYSIANGVGVAQAYLMITVVNLCGIPSRLISGYLADKYGRFNVMIATSVMTTIVVFCLWLPAKGNIGILYTFGILFGVSTSAVISLIPACAGQICSAESFGKVYGTMYFFLGFLTILGMYFASLVISHGGTVNYRNFVLYEGALGVASIVLWIWARYASVGWRLCKF is encoded by the coding sequence ATGTACAAATCAGAAGCAAACCCTCATGATTTTCCCGAAGGAGGATGGAGAGCCAACTTGGTACTTTTTGGCTCATTTATGGGGCTCATAGCAGACTTTGGTATCGCCAATTCATTGGGTGCTATCGAATCGTATGTTTCCACACATCAATTACAATATGTCAAACAAACTAGTGTTTCGTGGGTATTCTCGTTGCATTTGGGTGTAATGTACTTTGGAGGAGTTTTTTTTGGAGAATTGTTTGATCGGTTTGGTGCCAGAAGACCTCTTATAGCAGGTACAATAATAATGTGTACTGGGTTAGTCTTGACGGCACAAAGTACTAAATTGGAACActttattctttcttttggTATTCTCACAGCCATCGGAACTTCTATTGCCATGGCACCATTGATTGGTGTGCTAAGCCATTGGttcttgagaagaagagggCTTGCCTGTTCAATTGCTACTATTGGAGGTTTGGTTGGAGCTTCATGTTTTGCAGTGATGTTACAGAACCTCTACACACAGATTGGATTCAAGTGGGCCATTCGGGTATTGGCACTCATTTGCCTTTTCTGTATGGTTATTGCAATTATCTTCTGCCAAGAGAGGAGAAGACCACAGACTGGGAGGAATGAAGTTACAGACCCAGAATTGAACCATGAAGAACAAACTTCTAAGGTTTCAACCACAAGAGTTCGGACTGTCTTGCAGTATTTTAAAGGAGCATTGGACTTTTCGATCTTGAAGGATCTGAGATTTGTGTTATTGACTTTGGCTGTTTTTTTGGCCGAGATTATTTCTATGACAACTTTAACATATCTATCCTCCTATTCCATTGCCAATGGAGTGGGGGTTGCGCAAGCATATTTAATGATTACTGTAGTCAATTTGTGTGGGATTCCATCGAGGCTCATCTCGGGATATTTGGCAGACAAATATGGCCGATTTAATGTTATGATTGCTACATCTGTTATGACTACGATAGTAGTTTTCTGCCTCTGGCTTCCAGCAAAAGGCAATATCGGAATCTTGTACACATTTGGTATTCTCTTCGGTGTTTCCACATCAGCAGTCATTTCTCTTATCCCTGCGTGTGCTGGGCAGATCTGTCTGGCAGAATCCTTTGGAAAAGTTTATGGCACCATGTATTTTTTCTTGGGATTCTTAACCATCTTAGGAATGTACTTTGCGTCTCTCGTCATCAGTCATGGAGGTACCGTCAACTACAGAAACTTCGTGTTGTATGAAGGTGCCCTTGGTGTAGCCAGTATTGTTCTCTGGATTTGGGCTCGCTACGCTTCTGTAGGCTGGCGGTTATGCAAGTTCTGA
- the TPP1 gene encoding Three Prime Phosphatase 1 Polynucleotide kinase 3' phosphatase, whose amino-acid sequence KDFSSRWKIVGNHLICNLPENTEFLRNYHSVSNSKSIKVAAFDLDGTLIDTKSGQRFARTADDWRFWSPDSKTESKVLEKLADLIKEKYLIVVFTNQGGVIANIANKSYNNFIQRVNSVAAKLSDFINGNETELLVFASPKKPGGKTVLVSTDEQFKSMRKPESGMWTELTQFLQKSSGLDVDIHNSIYVGDAAGRVKDFSDSDAMFAKNINCTFKTPEEFFG is encoded by the coding sequence AAAGACTTTTCTTCCAGATGGAAAATAGTTGGAAATCATCTAATCTGCAATTTGCCGGAAAATACAGAATTTCTCCGTAATTATCACTCCGTTCTGAACCTGAAATCCATCAAAGTTGCAGCCTTTGATCTAGACGGAACACTCATAGATACCAAGTCAGGACAGAGGTTTGCGCGTACGGCTGATGATTGGCGGTTCTGGCTGCCTGATAGCAAGACGGAATCGAAAGTTTTAGAAAAACTAGCAGATCTTATAAAAGAAAAGTATCTTATAGTGGTGTTCACGAACCAAGGTGGAGTAATAGCCAACATTGCTAACAAGTCATACAATAACTTCATTCAACGAGTCAATTCTGTAGCCGCCAAATTGAGCGATTTCataaatggaaatgaaacTGAGCTTTTGGTATTTGCTTCTCCGAAAAAGCCTGGTGGGAAAACAGTACTAGTTTCTACAGACGAACAATTCAAGTCCATGAGAAAACCGGAATCAGGAATGTGGACTGAATTAACgcagtttcttcaaaaaagTTCCGGATTGGATGTAGATATCCACAATAGTATTTATGTTGGAGATGCTGCTGGAAGAGTTAAAGACTTCCTGGACAGCGATGCCATGTTCGCAAAGAACATTAATTGTACATTTAAGACTCCTGAGGAGTTCTTCGGTTGA
- the SAC3 gene encoding protein involved in processes affecting the actin cytoskeleton and mitosis (A component of the nuclear pore that is involved in the nuclear export of both mRNA and protein): MKQRNRNGRNNSSNSNKNSINNNSNNGKLNSTSSIFANPKLNDLEKKKQGLRNSLFQRKANKENVQRKVSANTMQFSAQELSRTGQLIPNPESFGFHRNNKNIRPRPVPKYLLVQTRLLHTPPFVQNQWDKQNQDKMVAMENENGGRDAQGLYEQFQKMREVERKQMENLGLVDAENISKDLNDAISFQGSCLDMCPVFERVRRSLENNVKALEKDPATGKISRQRAVKAFSRPAAGQPPPLPSEVRPPSVLVQSLDYLVDTVVDMLPEAHSFIWDRTRSIRQDFTYQNSFGPEAIDCNERIVRIHLLCFHVMAGSEVEFSQQQELEQFNKALQTLIEIYQDVRNHGGAAPNEAEFRAYHLLSHIRDPELEREIQKLPPDIFQDSRVQLALQFRSIISQNNVVERGVTVSAGAVNLFVEFFRKVYSSQTPFLMSCLLEIHFSEIRFYALKAMARSYHTKGKAYSGQVLTNMLGFDTLEKLVKFVTYYEIDTFQDGQDILVDLFNKEKLESKYKLNSITEKPRQSPVYSPQLDVKIPGSYKQIINSGKPNGNLALNHQKIDAPVLSKPESAFTQPFSIPSFAASKSTSTAIHPLQTSTSIFGNQSQPTNNPSFQSKDTSFKTSSSKAPASLSSDIQSQNIHKRGQEPLLAPNFAKSASATVSNKSPQFNLGNPSLKLKNDSSAISFTPPIKSSKPVINITKPTSVKYEAEEPPFVKSVPAIIETPIIKKPTVVLRKLSSLPQYPEAVKQIFDSILQGTIDHELSALLPQLIKRQNRHQEHKQIIGSLSEELYDAFISEIVYQTTLESRAVEFYNHNLKLRYIEKVIAVGIAAHKKSELKRNKLAELNSISFKVPVHKRKISTHDGNDSRIVKRRIASRDISSSSVVQTQRLVHELWLPLDYDKFIGQCCSNIKIDIESESIQVKFLLIVENWGSQYSKWLNTKMELNSNPQRQVYEKTVKNDKLTIDILSLPPTNYLNKEFFSNTSFLLFECGLTTSATIPITAKLERDRSVLDKIVSLVDKFSLYKVQILILFWDASGSLISKEEVKQRLSIAEFEGKDNVKGIILCDMTVQDSNIGEVFNGGFVKLSNSFNGELTRRGSKKKAQIRKNRNQNSTFLNINTSTANNSLANETTLNNVSILAGFGNGVVEESTLDNSPSNKKFAVPDNKTVPKKIQQLRDLTAGIRSKYSRKP, encoded by the exons ATGAAACAGAGAAATCGTAACGGAAGAAATAACAGCAGTAACAGCAACAAAAATAGTATtaataataatagcaaCAATGGAAAATTGAATTCTACTTCATCTATATTTGCCAATCCTAAGCTaaacgacttggaaaagaagaagcaggGTCTTCGTAATTCACTTTTTCAGCGCAAAGCCAATAAGGAAAATGTTCAAAGAAAGGTATCTGCCAAT ACAATGCAGTTTTCTGCTCAAGAATTAAGTCGAACTGGTCAATTGATACCTAATCCTGAATCGTTTGGATTCCACCGTAATAATAAGAATATTCGGCCACGGCCAGTGCCGAAGTACCTATTGGTACAAACTCGTTTATTGCATACACCTCCTTTTGTTCAGAACCAATGGGACAAACAGAACCAGGACAAGATGGTAGCCATGGAAAATGAGAATGGAGGAAGAGATGCACAGGGACTCTATGAGCAGTTTCAGAAAATGAGAGAAGTGGAACGGAAACAGATGGAGAACTTGGGTCTTGTAGATGCTGAGAATATCAGTAAGGACTTGAACGACGCCATTTCGTTCCAAGGATCTTGTTTGGACATGTGTCCTGTCTTTGAGAGAGTCAGAAGATCATTGGAAAACAACGTGAAGGCATTAGAAAAAGATCCAGCTACCGGGAAGATCTCCAGACAAAGAGCTGTGAAAGCATTTTCCAGACCAGCTGCTGGCCAACCTCCTCCATTACCGTCGGAAGTGCGTCCCCCAAGTGTGCTCGTGCAATCTTTAGATTACCTTGTGGACACCGTAGTTGATATGCTCCCAGAAGCACATTCGTTTATCTGGGATAGAACCAGATCCATTCGTCAGGATTTCACGTACCAGAACTCCTTTGGTCCTGAAGCCATAGATTGTAATGAGCGGATTGTCAGAATCCATTTGCTCTGTTTTCATGTCATGGCCGGCAGCGAAGTTGAATTCTCGCAACAACAGGAGTTGGAGCAGTTCAACAAGGCATTACAGACATTAATTGAAATCTACCAAGATGTACGAAATCACGGGGGTGCAGCACCAAACGAAGCTGAATTCAGAGCATATCATTTACTTAGTCACATCAGAGACCCGgagttggaaagagaaataCAGAAGCTACCACCAGATATATTTCAGGATTCTCGTGTGCAACTTGCATTACAGTTCAGAAGCATTATATCTCAAAACAATGTCGTTGAACGAGGTGTTACTGTTTCAGCTGGAGCTGTCAACTTGTTTGTAGAGTTCTTCAGAAAGGTTTACAGCAGCCAAACTCCTTTCTTGATGTCGTGTCTTCTCGAGATTCATTTCAGTGAGATTCGCTTTTACGCTTTAAAGGCAATGGCAAGAAGTTATCACACAAAGGGTAAGGCTTATTCCGGTCAAGTATTGACTAACATGTTGGGTTTTGATAcacttgaaaaattggtcAAATTTGTAACCTACTACGAAATTGATACCTTTCAGGATGGTCAGGATATCTTGGTCGATTTGTTCAATAAAGAGAAGCTTGAATCAAAGTATAAATTAAACTCGATTACTGAAAAACCTAGACAGCTGCCAGTGTACTCACCACAATTGGATGTGAAAATCCCTGGCTCTTACAAGCAGATAATTAACAGTGGAAAACCAAATGGAAATTTAGCGTTAAACCATCAGAAAATTGATGCACCAGTATTATCAAAACCAGAATCTGCATTTACACAACCATTCTCAATACCTTCATTCGCCGCATCCAAGTCAACTTCGACCGCTATACATCCTTTACAAACATCGACATCTATATTTGGTAATCAGTCTCAACCGACAAATAACCCTTCATTCCAGTCAAAGGACACATCATTTAAAACATCTTCTAGTAAAGCCCCAgcttctttgtcttcagATATCCAGAGCCAGAATATCCACAAGAGGGGGCAGGAACCTTTATTGGCTCCTAATTTTGCCAAAAGTGCATCTGCTACTGTTTCCAATAAGTCTCCACAGTTCAATTTGGGAAACCCATCGTTAAAGTTGAAAAACGATAGTTCAGCTATCTCATTTACTCCACCAATTAAGTCATCAAAACCGGTTATTAACATCACCAAACCCACTTCCGTAAAGTATGAAGCTGAGGAGCCTCCTTTTGTTAAGTCGGTACCGGCAATAATTGAGACGCCAATAATTAAGAAACCCACGGTAGTTCTTAGGAAGTTGTCAAGTTTACCCCAATATCCAGAGGCAGTGAAACAGATATTTGACAGCATTCTTCAGGGAACCATTGATCACGAGTTGAGTGCACTTCTTCCCCAGTTGATAAAACGTCAGAATCGTCATCAAGAACACAAACAGATCATAGGTTCACTTAGTGAAGAGTTATATGATGCATTCAtttctgaaattgtttATCAAACTACATTAGAGTCACGAGCAGTTGAGTTCTACAATcacaacttgaagttgagatACATCGAGAAGGTTATTGCTGTGGGTATAGCTGCTCATAAAAAGAGTGAATTAAAGAGAAACAAACTAGCTGAATTAAACTCCATCTCTTTCAAGGTACCTGTTCATAAGAGGAAGATATCCACGCATGATGGAAATGATTCGAGAATCgtcaagagaagaattgcTTCTCGAGATATtagctcttcttcagtagtTCAAACACAAAGATTGGTTCATGAATTGTGGTTGCCTCTTGATTATGACAAGTTTATTGGACAGTGTTGTTCAAACATCAAGATTGACATTGAGAGTGAGAGTATTCAAgtcaaattcttgttgattgtTGAGAATTGGGGTTCCCAGTATTCCAAATGGCTCAACACCAAGATGGAACTTAATTCCAATCCTCAGAGACAGGTATATGAGAAAACGGTGAAGAATGACAAGTTAACCATAGATATATTGAGTCTTCCGCCGACgaactacttgaacaaaGAGTTTTTCTCTAACACTTCATTCTTGCTTTTTGAGTGTGGACTCACGACTTCGgcaacaattccaattaCAGCAAAGCTTGAGCGCGATAGATCTGTTTTAGATAAGATTGTGTCCTTGGTCGACAAGTTCAGTTTGTACAAGGTACAGATTTTAATTCTTTTCTGGGATGCCTCTGGAtcgttgatttcaaaaGAGGAAGTGAAACAAAGGTTGTCTATTGCCGAATTTGAGGGAAAGGATAATGTTAAAGGCATTATTTTGTGCGATATGACAGTTCAAGATAGTAACATTGGAGAGGTGTTCAACGGAGGCTTTGTCAAactttccaattcattTAACGGAGAATTAACTAGAAGAggttccaagaagaaggctcAAATTCGTAAA AATCGAAACCAAAACTCGACatttttgaatatcaatACCTCAACAGCAAATAATTCTTTGGCCAATGAGACTACCTTGAACAATGTTTCCATATTGGCTGGATTTGGCAATGGTGTAGTAGAAGAAAGCACCCTAGACAATTCTCCttcaaacaagaagtttgCTGTGCCGGATAACAAAACAGTTCCCAAGAAGATCCAACAGTTGCGGGATCTCACGGCCGGAATCAGGTCCAAGTATAGCAGAAAGCCGTGA
- a CDS encoding predicted protein, with amino-acid sequence MSDNEETPVVDADTSDNELNKEQRIEAAKKRFEELKKKKAKKSKKKKEKKEGTEETETELDSKENTPAVEIKEEVKDEVEEKEETKEDTKEEIEDGSKEEQETKVDINPEQVELPKEVTGESSVESSSEIAELKATIEQQKNTIKKLRDENTDLKLSKMDLKDKIAELENEIRTLKTGGVPSANNSTNIQPTPRVAVPAKPAITRNDYASISQQSFSKFKHTDDFREKLMVWKGWQVDMTNWSGSGMSQKVAL; translated from the coding sequence ATGTCTGACAACGAAGAAACCCCGGTGGTGGACGCTGACACTTCTGATAACGAATTGAACAAAGagcaaagaattgaagctgccaagaagagattcgaagaattgaagaagaagaaggctaAGAAGtccaaaaagaagaaggaaaagaaggaaggcactgaagaaacagaaaccGAATTGGACAGTAAGGAGAATACTCCAGCTGTAGAGATAAAGGAAGAGGTCAAGGACGAAGtcgaagaaaaagaagaaaccaaagaagatacaaaggaagaaattgaagatggctccaaggaagaacaagaaactAAAGTGGATATAAACCCTGAACAAGTAGAGTTACCAAAGGAAGTTACTGGTGAATCTTCCGtggagtcttcttctgagaTTGCTGAATTGAAAGCTACCATTGAACAACAGAAAAATACgatcaagaaattgagagaCGAAAACACggatttgaagttgtcgaaAATGGACTTGAAGGATAAGATTGCCGAGTTGGAGAATGAGATCAGGACATTGAAAACGGGCGGAGTTCCATCTGCCAATAATTCTACCAATATACAACCTACTCCTAGAGTGGCAGTTCCAGCCAAACCAGCCATTACTAGAAACGACTATGCTTCTATTTCGCAGCAGAGTTTCAGCAAGTTCAAGCATACTGACGACTTCAGAGAGAAATTGATGGTATGGAAGGGCTGGCAGGTTGACATGACCAACTGGTCTGGAAGTGGTATGAGCCAGAAAGTAGCTCTCTAG
- the FCY2 gene encoding putative Cytosine deaminase FCY1, whose protein sequence is MTHIVDCSLLDFIDRGDVEDHVFELYSSRAPPEKQHLGYVDNSKEVVEISLDQLGMDLQIRQSLTELNSTRESSTTGFIVWQSSVLFVEWMLSDEKSPFFKVFQYRSDLTVAELGAGISGICATVLGPKVARYIATDQKHILRLLMDNFQNNAGGAKWTSSTVENDASSSGKSSKKKGKKVTKSRSSYSEGSKIDFIEYDWEYLDLGRDNYDSLFLDSGLTPKHPDIILACDTIYNEYLIPFFIEAVKSLLAENTIVVISLQLRDSITLKSFVDQVVESELKMYSVPVEMLSEKLAKGFVIYVLTK, encoded by the coding sequence GTTCGTTGCTAGATTTTATAGACAGAGGAGATGTGGAAGACCATGTTTTCGAGTTATACTCGAGTCGGGCTCCGCCAGAGAAACAGCACCTTGGATACGTTGATAACTCTAAAGAAGTAGTCGAGATCTctcttgaccaacttggaaTGGATTTGCAAATCCGTCAATCGCTTACCGAGTTGAACTCGACTCGTGAGAGCTCCACAACTGGCTTTATAGTATGGCAATCGAGCGTATTGTTTGTTGAGTGGATGTTGAGCGATGAGAAATCACCGTTCTTCAAAGTATTTCAGTATCGCTCGGACTTGACAGTAGCGGAATTAGGTGCTGGTATTAGCGGGATCTGTGCTACTGTACTTGGACCCAAAGTTGCCCGTTACATTGCTACAGATCAAAAGCATATCTTGAGATTGCTAATGGATAACTTTCAGAACAATGCTGGAGGGGCAAAATGGACTAGTTCTACTGTGGAAAATGATGCTAGTTCAAGTGGTAAAAGctcgaagaagaaaggaaagaaagttaccaaatcaagaagttcataTTCAGAGGGATCAAAGATAGATTTCATTGAATATGATTGGGAATACTTGGACCTTGGACGAGATAACTACGATTCGTTGTTCTTAGATCTGGGACTCACTCCAAAGCACCCAGACATCATCTTAGCCTGCGATACCATTTACAACGAATATTTGATTCCATTTTTTATAGAAGCTGTGAAGAGTTTACTAGCAGAGAACACCATAGTCGTTATATCTCTCCAGTTGAGAGATTCCATTACGTTGAAATCGTTTGTCGATCAGGTTGTTGAATCCGAATTAAAGATGTACTCAGTTCCAGTAGAGATGCTCAGTGAGAAGCTTGCGAAGGGATTTGTTATTTATGTGCTAACAAAGTAA